A genomic region of Candidatus Tectomicrobia bacterium contains the following coding sequences:
- the gspD gene encoding type II secretion system secretin GspD yields MRAALRRALVALILAGAGPAAWAQAPAPAPPAPPAAAAEGVILDFDNADIRVVIRHISDLTGRNFLVDEKVRGRVTIITPTRIRLQDVYQVFLSILHTYGFTAVPAGNVTRILPLADISRSGVPTVRQPDIRTLSASDRIVTAIIQIQHADTNTLSTLLRSMVAREGNIIPYVPSNTIVLTDTAANVQRLTAIVRSLDIPAASAVVEVVHLRHAQAKELAATLERLGEEIIESPEAARGIRGPGPPLPPGRLRQVRVVPDERVNSLILLAPLPEMVRLQSLARKLDVPPPPERRRIHVYRLENAVAEELARVLTQQIETRSEAVQRVAAAPARGRTTAPASPAAPPRRTPSAAGGSAPTFADVTITPDKATNSLIIGASPEDFQALSEIIRNLDIQRSQVLVEGLIAEMTLDKARELGLEWRILSAPKEGETRVIGGTNLPLPGSSQGIINQFASSPFAGPAGLVLGAARGTITFGGQTFFDLRGLIRAFETESDINILSTPQILTTDNEEAEIIVGENRPFVIQAQTTAEGSTVQTFEFRDIGVKLRIIPHISPNRFVRMKIFHEITNFVTEAQVGAVTTTKRQAATAVTIEDGQTVVIGGLIRDDITDANTKVPLLGDVPILGGLFRSQAARRIKTNLLIFITPRIVVTPEEHRHLTEFKKEETGLIRRPLRPSIKERM; encoded by the coding sequence ATGCGGGCGGCGCTGCGGCGGGCGCTGGTGGCTCTGATTCTGGCCGGAGCGGGCCCGGCCGCCTGGGCTCAGGCGCCCGCCCCTGCTCCCCCCGCCCCTCCGGCCGCGGCGGCCGAAGGCGTCATCCTCGATTTCGACAATGCCGACATCCGGGTGGTCATCCGGCACATCAGCGACCTCACCGGCCGGAACTTCCTGGTGGACGAGAAGGTGCGGGGAAGGGTGACCATCATCACCCCGACGCGGATCCGCCTCCAGGACGTGTATCAGGTCTTCCTGTCCATCCTTCATACCTATGGCTTCACCGCCGTTCCCGCCGGGAACGTGACGCGCATCCTTCCGCTGGCCGATATCTCCCGCTCGGGCGTCCCGACCGTCCGCCAGCCCGATATCCGCACGCTCTCCGCCTCGGATCGGATCGTAACCGCCATCATCCAGATCCAGCACGCGGACACGAACACTTTGTCCACCCTCCTGCGATCCATGGTGGCGCGGGAGGGCAACATCATTCCCTATGTGCCCTCCAATACAATCGTCCTGACCGACACGGCGGCGAACGTGCAGCGGCTGACGGCGATTGTCCGTTCCCTCGACATCCCTGCGGCCTCCGCCGTCGTGGAGGTCGTGCACCTTCGGCATGCCCAGGCGAAGGAGCTCGCGGCGACGCTCGAGCGGCTGGGCGAGGAGATCATCGAATCGCCGGAGGCGGCCCGGGGCATCAGGGGTCCCGGCCCTCCGCTGCCCCCGGGCAGGCTGAGGCAGGTCCGGGTGGTTCCGGACGAGCGGGTCAACTCGCTCATCCTCCTGGCGCCCCTTCCGGAGATGGTCCGGCTGCAGAGCCTGGCCCGGAAGCTGGACGTTCCGCCTCCCCCCGAGCGGAGGCGGATTCACGTGTACCGTTTGGAAAACGCCGTGGCCGAAGAGCTCGCGCGGGTGCTGACCCAGCAGATCGAGACCCGCTCCGAGGCGGTGCAGCGCGTGGCGGCCGCGCCGGCGCGCGGCAGGACGACGGCCCCCGCCTCTCCCGCCGCGCCGCCCCGCCGGACCCCGTCCGCCGCCGGAGGCTCCGCGCCGACCTTCGCGGACGTCACCATCACGCCGGACAAGGCCACCAATTCGCTCATCATCGGCGCCTCGCCGGAGGACTTCCAGGCGCTGTCCGAGATCATCCGGAACCTGGACATCCAGCGCTCCCAGGTGCTCGTGGAGGGCCTGATCGCGGAGATGACGCTGGACAAGGCCCGCGAGCTCGGCCTGGAATGGCGCATCCTCAGCGCCCCCAAGGAGGGCGAGACCCGGGTCATCGGCGGCACCAACCTCCCCCTGCCTGGCAGCAGCCAGGGCATCATCAATCAGTTCGCCTCCTCTCCCTTCGCCGGGCCGGCCGGGCTGGTGCTCGGGGCCGCGCGCGGCACCATCACTTTCGGCGGCCAGACTTTCTTCGATCTCCGGGGGCTCATCCGCGCATTCGAGACGGAATCAGACATCAACATCCTCTCGACCCCGCAGATTCTCACCACCGATAACGAGGAGGCGGAGATCATCGTCGGCGAGAACCGGCCCTTCGTGATTCAAGCGCAGACGACGGCCGAGGGCTCCACGGTGCAGACCTTCGAATTCCGGGACATCGGGGTGAAACTGCGCATCATCCCGCACATCAGTCCGAACCGCTTCGTGCGGATGAAGATATTCCATGAGATCACCAACTTCGTGACGGAGGCCCAGGTGGGCGCGGTGACCACCACCAAGCGCCAGGCGGCGACCGCGGTGACGATTGAGGACGGGCAGACGGTTGTCATCGGAGGGCTCATCCGGGACGACATCACCGACGCCAACACGAAGGTCCCGCTGCTGGGGGACGTACCCATCCTGGGCGGGCTGTTCCGCTCGCAGGCGGCGCGGAGGATCAAGACGAACCTTTTGATCTTCATCACCCCGCGGATCGTGGTCACGCCGGAGGAGCACCGCCACCTGACGGAGTTCAAGAAGGAGGAGACCGGGCTCATTCGGCGGCCGTTGAGGCCCTCCATCAAGGAGAGGATGTGA
- a CDS encoding AAA family ATPase → MYTAFFGLKENPFGIAPNPKYVFLSRAHREAIAHLKYGVEERKGFILLTGEVGTGKTLLCRCLLNAFGDDVKTALILNPIDSADGLLRRMNRDLGIDMQPGDKPLDRLNEFLLECYPRGQNCVLIIDEAHNLPLEVLEQIRLVSNLETERSKLIQIILVGQEELNVILGLHSMRQLRERIAVGYHLRGFDLQDTREYIRHRLRTAALHRPLEFTAGAVKSVYRATGGNPRQINILCDRALLAAYSNGKPVINRAAVAEACREMAASRMGRWRPWSLMAAARDLPPRRIAWTAAVFAGLVTGFMAGRIWGWP, encoded by the coding sequence ATGTACACGGCGTTCTTCGGACTGAAAGAAAATCCCTTTGGGATTGCCCCCAACCCCAAATACGTCTTCTTGAGCCGGGCGCACCGCGAGGCGATTGCGCACCTGAAATACGGCGTCGAGGAACGGAAGGGTTTCATCCTCCTCACGGGCGAGGTGGGCACGGGCAAGACGCTCCTCTGCCGCTGCCTTCTCAACGCATTCGGCGATGATGTGAAGACGGCCCTCATCCTGAACCCGATCGACTCGGCCGATGGGCTTCTCCGCCGCATGAACCGGGACTTGGGAATCGACATGCAGCCCGGCGACAAGCCGCTCGATCGCTTGAACGAATTCCTCCTGGAATGTTACCCGCGCGGGCAGAATTGCGTTCTCATCATCGACGAAGCCCACAACCTTCCGCTCGAGGTGCTCGAGCAAATCCGTCTCGTGTCGAATCTCGAGACCGAACGCAGCAAGCTCATCCAGATCATCCTGGTGGGGCAGGAAGAGCTGAATGTCATCCTGGGGCTGCATTCCATGCGGCAGCTTCGGGAGCGGATAGCCGTCGGATATCACCTGCGGGGTTTCGACCTCCAGGACACGCGGGAGTACATCCGACACCGCCTTCGTACCGCCGCCTTGCACCGCCCGCTCGAATTCACGGCCGGCGCGGTGAAGTCGGTCTACCGGGCGACGGGAGGAAACCCCCGCCAGATCAACATCCTCTGCGACAGGGCCCTCCTCGCCGCTTATTCGAACGGGAAACCCGTCATCAACCGGGCGGCCGTGGCCGAGGCGTGCCGCGAGATGGCCGCCAGCCGGATGGGTCGGTGGAGGCCCTGGAGCCTGATGGCGGCGGCGCGGGACCTGCCGCCCAGGCGGATCGCGTGGACGGCCGCGGTATTCGCCGGGCTTGTCACCGGTTTCATGGCGGGAAGGATTTGGGGATGGCCGTAG
- the gspE gene encoding type II secretion system ATPase GspE, whose amino-acid sequence MNFAVQERKRLGEWLQETAGLDPARLDSALAEQRLSGGLLGEILVGKGLVTERALLEALGRQWNVPYLEELDLGGLDPSLLGRLPVPFLLRHKVVPARQENGGLLVATVNPLNMAPVDALGSALEMRTEIALAPERVILSAIHSLYEREEHSAGAMIEELDVGGSAIEAPEGTELGEELDLSHDAPVIKLVNRVIYQAARDRASDIHWEPFEREMRVRLRVDGVLHDVLRFDQRYQAPVTARLKIMAGMDIAERRLPQDGRIQRKVGSREIDMRVSSVPTIHGERLVLRLLDRSSMLHSLEDIGLSGGQFTAFEGLIRRAHGIILVTGPTGSGKTTTLYAAIQKLHQTHTNIMTIEDPVEYQLDGIAQMQVSTKTGFGFSEGLRSVLRQDPDIILVGEIRDRETAEVAIHASLTGHLVFSTLHTNNAVGAITRLVDMGIEPFLISSSVIAVLAQRLGRRVCPRCAEAAPAEAGALERMGIPAEEIPALSGRLRRGRGCPECYQTGYRGRTGIFELLTIDDDLRELIMARKDASTLNAAAVKKGMRTLLADGARKVAAGVTTPEEVLRIIQT is encoded by the coding sequence GTGAATTTCGCGGTTCAGGAACGGAAGCGGCTGGGGGAATGGCTGCAGGAGACGGCGGGGCTGGACCCGGCCCGGCTGGATTCGGCGCTGGCCGAGCAGCGGTTGAGCGGAGGCCTGCTGGGGGAGATCCTGGTGGGAAAAGGCCTGGTCACCGAGCGCGCCCTCCTGGAGGCGCTCGGGCGCCAGTGGAACGTGCCCTACCTGGAGGAGCTGGATCTCGGAGGGCTCGATCCGTCCCTGCTGGGGCGCCTTCCCGTTCCGTTCCTGCTCCGGCACAAGGTGGTGCCCGCCCGGCAGGAGAACGGCGGCCTCCTCGTCGCCACCGTGAATCCGCTCAACATGGCTCCCGTGGACGCCCTGGGCTCGGCCCTGGAGATGCGGACCGAGATCGCGCTGGCGCCCGAGCGGGTCATCCTGAGCGCCATCCATTCCCTTTATGAGCGCGAGGAGCATTCCGCCGGGGCCATGATCGAGGAGCTCGATGTCGGCGGCTCCGCCATCGAGGCGCCCGAAGGGACGGAGCTGGGAGAGGAGCTCGACCTCTCCCACGACGCTCCCGTCATCAAGCTGGTCAACCGCGTCATCTACCAGGCGGCGAGGGACCGGGCCAGCGATATCCACTGGGAGCCCTTCGAGAGGGAGATGCGCGTCCGCCTCCGGGTGGACGGCGTCCTGCACGACGTTCTCCGCTTCGACCAGCGCTATCAGGCCCCCGTGACCGCCCGCCTGAAGATCATGGCCGGAATGGACATCGCCGAGCGCCGCCTGCCCCAGGACGGGCGCATCCAGCGGAAGGTCGGGAGCCGCGAGATCGACATGCGCGTTTCGTCCGTGCCGACCATCCACGGAGAGCGGCTCGTCCTGCGCCTCCTGGACCGGAGCAGCATGCTCCACTCGCTGGAGGACATCGGGCTATCGGGCGGCCAGTTCACCGCCTTCGAGGGCCTCATCCGCCGGGCGCACGGCATCATCCTGGTCACGGGGCCGACCGGCAGCGGCAAGACGACCACTCTCTACGCGGCCATCCAGAAGCTTCATCAGACGCACACGAACATCATGACCATCGAGGATCCCGTCGAATACCAGCTCGACGGCATCGCCCAGATGCAGGTGTCGACCAAGACGGGCTTCGGCTTCTCCGAGGGGCTCCGGTCGGTGCTTCGCCAGGACCCGGACATCATCCTCGTGGGCGAAATCCGGGACCGGGAGACGGCCGAGGTGGCCATCCACGCCTCCCTGACGGGGCACCTGGTCTTCAGCACCCTCCATACGAACAACGCCGTCGGGGCGATCACGCGTCTCGTGGACATGGGGATCGAGCCGTTCCTCATCTCCTCGTCCGTCATCGCCGTCCTGGCCCAGCGCCTGGGCCGCCGGGTCTGCCCCCGCTGCGCCGAGGCGGCGCCGGCGGAGGCGGGGGCGCTGGAGCGGATGGGCATCCCAGCGGAGGAGATTCCCGCCCTCTCGGGCCGCCTCCGGCGCGGGAGGGGCTGCCCGGAGTGCTATCAGACGGGCTACCGGGGCCGCACCGGGATTTTCGAGCTGCTGACGATCGACGACGACCTTCGGGAGCTGATCATGGCCCGGAAGGACGCCTCCACGCTCAACGCCGCCGCCGTCAAGAAAGGGATGCGGACGCTCCTGGCCGACGGAGCCCGGAAGGTGGCCGCCGGAGTCACCACCCCGGAAGAAGTGCTCCGCATCATTCAGACATAG